The Arthrobacter russicus genome has a segment encoding these proteins:
- a CDS encoding tryptophan 2,3-dioxygenase, which translates to MSVEKNTRSIEAGIETDFRDKMSYGGYLALDELLSAQHPVSAPEHHDELLFIIQHQTSELWLKLVLHELRMVRSSLQRDDLRMAMKGVARIKHIQRSLTEQWSVLATLTPTEYAQFRGDLGSSSGFQSYQYRAVEFLLGNKNAGMIKVFAADPVAQELLGGLLAETSIYDEFIRLLARRGFAVPVDLLSRDVSQAHVFSPGLVQVYREVYEDTGAHWDLYEACEELVDLEDNFQLWRFRHMKTVMRTIGMKTGTGGSSGVGFLQRALELTFFPELLAVRTEIGAAQ; encoded by the coding sequence GTGAGCGTTGAGAAGAACACCCGGAGCATCGAGGCCGGGATCGAAACCGATTTCCGCGACAAAATGAGTTACGGCGGCTATCTGGCCCTGGACGAGCTGCTCAGTGCACAGCATCCGGTGAGCGCGCCGGAGCACCACGACGAATTGCTCTTCATCATCCAGCACCAGACCTCTGAGCTCTGGCTCAAGCTGGTGTTGCACGAATTGCGGATGGTGCGCAGCTCGCTGCAGCGGGACGATCTGCGGATGGCGATGAAGGGCGTCGCCCGGATCAAGCACATCCAGCGCTCGCTGACCGAGCAATGGAGCGTACTTGCTACCCTGACCCCCACCGAATATGCGCAGTTCCGCGGCGACTTGGGCTCGTCGTCGGGCTTTCAGTCCTATCAATACCGGGCCGTGGAGTTCCTGCTCGGCAATAAGAACGCGGGCATGATCAAGGTTTTCGCGGCCGACCCGGTGGCCCAGGAGTTGCTGGGCGGGCTGCTGGCCGAGACCAGCATCTACGATGAGTTCATCCGGTTGCTGGCCCGGAGGGGGTTTGCGGTTCCGGTGGATTTGCTGAGTCGGGACGTCAGCCAGGCGCACGTCTTCTCGCCGGGCTTGGTGCAGGTCTATCGCGAGGTGTACGAGGATACCGGGGCCCATTGGGATCTCTATGAAGCCTGCGAAGAGCTGGTGGATCTGGAAGACAATTTCCAGCTCTGGCGGTTCCGGCATATGAAAACCGTGATGCGCACCATCGGGATGAAGACCGGTACCGGCGGCTCCTCCGGGGTCGGATTCTTGCAGCGTGCCCTCGAGCTGACCTTTTTCCCCGAGTTGCTCGCGGTGCGGACCGAAATCGGCGCAGCGCAGTAA
- the dcd gene encoding dCTP deaminase produces the protein MLISDRDIRAQIDAGRIVLDPFEPAMVQPSSVDVRIDKLFRLFDNHKYAHIDPAEEQPELTRLVEVADDEPFILHPGEFVLGSTYETVTLPDDVAARLEGKSSLGRLGLLTHSTAGFIDPGFSGHVTLELSNMATLPIKLWPGSKIGQLCFFQLSSPAEHPYGSGEYGNRYQGQRGPTASRSHLNFHRTKI, from the coding sequence GTGCTGATCTCTGACCGCGACATCCGAGCCCAAATCGACGCCGGGCGAATCGTCCTTGACCCTTTCGAGCCCGCGATGGTGCAGCCGTCGAGCGTCGATGTGCGGATCGACAAGCTGTTCCGGCTCTTCGACAACCACAAGTACGCGCATATCGATCCGGCCGAAGAGCAGCCCGAGCTGACCCGGTTGGTGGAAGTGGCCGACGACGAACCCTTCATCTTGCACCCGGGCGAGTTCGTGCTCGGCTCGACCTACGAAACGGTCACCTTGCCGGACGACGTCGCCGCGCGCTTGGAAGGGAAGTCCTCGTTGGGCCGGTTGGGCCTGCTGACCCACTCCACCGCCGGTTTCATCGATCCGGGATTTTCCGGCCATGTGACGCTGGAACTGTCCAATATGGCAACCTTGCCGATCAAGCTCTGGCCCGGGTCCAAAATCGGACAGCTGTGCTTCTTCCAACTGTCCTCACCCGCGGAGCACCCTTACGGATCCGGCGAGTACGGCAACCGGTACCAGGGGCAACGCGGACCGACGGCGTCCCGGAGCCACCTCAATTTCCACCGCACCAAGATCTAG
- a CDS encoding endonuclease domain-containing protein gives MKRPRELPIDLRNRSFTLLEAGNEVTRSRLQHPGLLTPSRGIRVPWGVAQEFDAIIAPILACTPGAVACWGTAARLWNLPLPSHVQSGLNIHLATPKGANRPRRFGVTGHRLDLQAQDVHLLRGLAVTSPARTWLDLAGRLATPDLVAVGDAIVCSHQRSFGPNAPALGSVSDLRQVLDQHSGARGIRSARAALELIRIGSDSVPETLLRLALLEAGLPEPELNVVIVSGSGRDVAWPDLAYREYQVSIQYDGAHHLSAEQQGSDARRDNECALAGWTSLRITKAQIQELGYAGVARQIRNVLRQRGWNPG, from the coding sequence ATGAAGCGCCCCCGCGAACTGCCAATCGATCTTCGCAACCGCTCGTTCACGCTGCTGGAAGCCGGAAACGAGGTGACTCGTAGCAGACTGCAACATCCCGGGTTGCTCACGCCGAGCAGAGGAATCAGGGTCCCCTGGGGCGTGGCACAAGAATTCGATGCCATCATCGCACCGATTCTGGCCTGCACCCCCGGTGCCGTGGCCTGTTGGGGCACTGCCGCAAGACTCTGGAATCTGCCCTTGCCAAGCCACGTCCAGTCCGGGCTGAACATTCACCTCGCGACACCAAAAGGAGCTAACCGGCCGCGAAGGTTCGGCGTGACCGGTCACCGCTTGGACCTCCAAGCGCAGGATGTCCACTTGCTCCGCGGCCTGGCCGTGACTTCTCCGGCCCGCACCTGGTTGGATCTGGCCGGCCGCCTCGCCACCCCGGATCTGGTAGCCGTAGGCGACGCGATCGTCTGCAGCCATCAACGTAGTTTCGGGCCGAACGCGCCGGCGCTGGGTTCAGTTTCCGATCTGCGGCAGGTACTCGATCAGCATTCCGGCGCCCGGGGCATCCGATCCGCCCGAGCAGCGTTGGAACTGATCCGGATCGGCTCCGATTCGGTTCCTGAGACGCTTTTGCGCCTGGCCCTGCTAGAGGCCGGCCTGCCCGAACCGGAGTTGAACGTGGTGATCGTCTCCGGCTCCGGTCGCGACGTCGCCTGGCCGGATCTGGCTTACCGCGAGTACCAGGTGTCCATCCAGTACGACGGCGCCCATCACCTCAGTGCCGAACAGCAGGGTTCGGATGCCAGACGAGACAATGAATGCGCCTTGGCCGGCTGGACCAGCCTGCGAATCACCAAGGCGCAGATCCAAGAACTCGGTTACGCCGGTGTCGCCCGGCAAATTCGAAACGTCCTCCGCCAACGCGGGTGGAATCCGGGCTAG
- a CDS encoding MFS transporter: MTEITATPEPTATSPATKRQIVAWAAWDWGSAAFNAVMTTFIFTAFYLTTDIFGGADYTSQVLGLALGIAGLLIALLAPVAGQRTDHSGRRRLWLGVNTLLVVLLTASCFFVLPEPGYLILGCALLAAGHVFSELASVNYNAMLLQISTPKTIGKISGVGWASGYLGGIVLLVALYFGMLAPGVDFFGLDENTKYRVVALISAAWIAVFSIPVLFAVPENPRDPAEPKIGFFGSYLHLFRTIARLWRTQRHTLYFLISSAVFRDGLAAIFTFGAVIAVGTFGFAKGDVLIFAIAGNVVAAIGAFSAGYFDDKWGPKAVIVASLAGLLISGAVLFFGSGKTVFWVFGLLLCLFVGPAQSSARTFVGRLAPVGGEGELYGLYATTGRAASFIAPMLFAGFIAWFGSQRWGILGIMIVLLAGLALLLPVRSPART; the protein is encoded by the coding sequence ATGACCGAAATCACGGCGACACCGGAGCCGACCGCGACCAGTCCGGCCACCAAGCGACAGATTGTCGCCTGGGCGGCCTGGGATTGGGGTTCGGCGGCTTTCAATGCCGTGATGACCACCTTCATCTTCACCGCGTTCTATCTCACCACGGATATTTTCGGCGGCGCGGACTACACCTCGCAGGTGCTTGGCCTGGCCTTGGGCATCGCCGGCCTGCTGATCGCGCTGTTGGCGCCGGTGGCCGGCCAGCGCACCGACCACAGCGGCCGGCGTCGGCTCTGGCTCGGGGTGAACACGTTGCTCGTGGTGCTGCTGACCGCGAGCTGCTTCTTCGTCCTGCCGGAACCGGGCTACCTGATTCTGGGCTGCGCCCTGTTGGCCGCGGGGCATGTCTTTTCCGAATTGGCCTCGGTCAACTACAACGCGATGCTGCTGCAGATTTCGACGCCGAAGACCATCGGGAAAATTTCCGGCGTGGGTTGGGCTTCGGGTTACCTGGGCGGCATCGTGCTGCTGGTCGCCCTGTACTTCGGCATGCTCGCCCCCGGGGTGGACTTCTTCGGTTTGGACGAGAACACCAAATACCGCGTCGTGGCTTTGATCTCCGCGGCTTGGATTGCGGTCTTCTCGATCCCGGTGTTGTTCGCCGTGCCGGAGAACCCCCGGGACCCGGCGGAGCCGAAAATCGGCTTTTTCGGCTCCTACCTGCACCTGTTCCGCACGATTGCCCGGCTGTGGCGCACGCAGCGGCACACCTTGTACTTCTTGATCTCCAGCGCGGTTTTCCGGGACGGGCTCGCCGCGATCTTCACCTTCGGCGCGGTGATCGCGGTCGGCACCTTCGGCTTCGCCAAGGGCGATGTGCTGATTTTCGCGATCGCCGGCAATGTCGTGGCCGCGATCGGTGCGTTTTCAGCCGGGTATTTCGACGACAAATGGGGCCCCAAGGCAGTGATCGTGGCATCTTTGGCCGGATTGCTGATTTCCGGCGCGGTGCTTTTCTTCGGTTCCGGGAAGACCGTGTTCTGGGTTTTCGGCCTGCTGCTGTGCCTTTTCGTGGGACCGGCGCAATCTTCCGCGCGGACCTTCGTAGGCCGGTTGGCGCCGGTGGGCGGCGAAGGCGAACTCTACGGCTTGTACGCGACCACCGGCCGGGCGGCGTCGTTCATTGCCCCGATGCTCTTCGCCGGTTTCATCGCCTGGTTCGGCTCGCAACGCTGGGGCATCCTGGGCATCATGATCGTGCTGCTGGCCGGCCTCGCATTGCTGCTCCCGGTCCGATCCCCCGCCCGCACCTAA
- a CDS encoding Na+/H+ antiporter subunit A codes for MLTILAVHFVVALIAPFFFRFLGRNAFYVLAAVPAGSFIWLIAQEAAIDAGNPPVEVLPWIPDFGLQLSFQLDDLAWLLSLLILGVGALVLAYCARYFKANDGAFQAHGAGFGAQLLAFAGVMFGLVTADDLILLFIFWELTTVLSYLLIGYSRTRLAARRAALQALIVTTFGGLTMLVGIIMVSQVAGTFQISEILDNVPSGTQVDIGVLLILIGAFSKSALIPFHFWLPGAMAAPTPVSAYLHAAAMVKAGIFLVAMLAPAFADTPFWKPTVIVLGLGTMLVGGWRALRQYDLKLILAYGTVSQLGFLTLVVGLGTPAGALAGMALLLAHGLFKATLFLVVGIIDHQTGTRDIRKLSGVFRSSPALGVIAAIGAASMAGVPLMAGFVAKEAVYEALIDFENPWVLAGGVLGSMLTVAYSARFWWGGFARKAKGMPIAFGQVSGEFLAAPAILAALTVLTGVWFVPLQSWIEPYSNKFLQSGDKAPYLSLFSGFNLALGLSALTLAVGFLLFYFRDRVERAQDKLYPLLDAEKSYKKVIDALDHTAVWVTGRTQRGSLYFYLAVILSTTIVVNIVAVVMSGRPLPEMYLIDPGSPAQTVAAAAIIIGAIAAARANKRFLAVLMVSVTGYGIALIFAFQGAPDLALTQMFVESIILVAFVLAMRSLPQELRDRTTGSHRLMRMLIGIAFGATMVVVALIALGSRVDSPVSLDFPALAYDIGGGLNTVNVTLVDIRAWDTFGEVSVLAIAATGVASLIFVRNRGQALPRAVTIETGSVGRRHQNSMDGARGAAVLRLARQFATASRDAWLVAGRTLAPERRSIIFEVITRLIFHSMVIFSVYLLLAGHNFPGGGFAGGLMAGLALTLRYLAGGRAELAEATPISAGTLLGVGLGTASLSGLAPLFFGGQVFQTAIIEFFLPVFGDVKFVTSTVFDIGVYLIVVGLVLDVLRSLGAEIDEREEERREDLVVAE; via the coding sequence GTGCTGACTATCCTCGCCGTCCACTTTGTGGTGGCGTTGATAGCGCCATTTTTCTTCCGCTTCCTGGGCCGCAACGCGTTCTATGTGCTCGCAGCGGTGCCCGCGGGGTCCTTCATTTGGCTGATCGCCCAGGAAGCCGCGATCGATGCCGGCAATCCACCCGTCGAAGTCCTGCCATGGATTCCGGATTTCGGCCTGCAGCTTTCCTTCCAGCTCGACGACTTGGCCTGGCTGCTGTCCCTGTTGATCCTCGGCGTGGGTGCCCTGGTGCTGGCCTATTGTGCGCGCTACTTCAAAGCGAACGACGGCGCCTTCCAGGCGCACGGGGCCGGTTTCGGCGCCCAGTTGCTGGCCTTCGCCGGCGTGATGTTCGGCCTGGTCACCGCCGACGATCTGATCCTGCTTTTCATTTTCTGGGAGCTGACCACAGTCCTCTCCTACTTGCTGATCGGGTATTCGCGGACCCGGCTGGCGGCTCGTCGGGCCGCCTTGCAGGCGCTCATTGTGACCACCTTCGGCGGGCTGACCATGCTCGTGGGCATCATCATGGTCAGCCAGGTGGCCGGCACGTTCCAGATTTCCGAGATCCTCGACAATGTGCCCAGCGGGACCCAGGTGGACATCGGAGTCCTGCTGATCCTGATCGGAGCATTCAGCAAGTCCGCGCTGATCCCGTTCCATTTCTGGCTTCCCGGCGCGATGGCCGCGCCCACCCCGGTCAGCGCCTACTTGCATGCGGCGGCCATGGTCAAGGCCGGAATTTTCCTGGTCGCGATGTTGGCGCCGGCGTTCGCGGACACCCCGTTCTGGAAACCCACGGTGATCGTGCTCGGCCTGGGCACCATGCTGGTGGGCGGATGGCGGGCCCTTCGCCAATACGACCTGAAGCTGATCCTGGCCTACGGAACGGTGAGCCAGCTGGGCTTCCTCACCCTGGTGGTCGGCCTGGGCACGCCGGCCGGGGCCTTGGCCGGAATGGCCTTGCTGCTGGCCCACGGATTGTTCAAGGCTACGCTGTTCCTGGTGGTCGGCATCATCGACCACCAGACCGGAACCCGGGACATCCGGAAGCTTTCCGGCGTGTTCCGGTCCTCGCCTGCGCTGGGCGTGATCGCGGCGATCGGCGCGGCCTCGATGGCCGGGGTCCCGCTGATGGCCGGTTTCGTGGCCAAGGAAGCGGTCTACGAGGCGCTGATCGACTTCGAAAACCCCTGGGTGCTGGCCGGCGGCGTGCTCGGGTCGATGCTCACGGTGGCCTACAGCGCCCGATTCTGGTGGGGCGGCTTCGCGCGGAAAGCGAAAGGCATGCCGATCGCCTTCGGCCAGGTTTCCGGCGAATTCCTGGCCGCGCCGGCGATCCTGGCCGCACTGACGGTGCTGACCGGGGTCTGGTTCGTGCCGTTGCAGAGCTGGATCGAACCGTACAGCAACAAATTCCTGCAGTCCGGGGACAAGGCCCCTTACCTGTCGCTGTTCTCCGGCTTCAATCTGGCGCTCGGCTTGAGCGCCCTGACCTTGGCCGTCGGCTTCTTGCTGTTCTACTTCCGGGACCGGGTGGAACGGGCGCAGGACAAGCTCTACCCGTTGCTCGACGCCGAAAAGAGCTACAAAAAGGTCATCGACGCCTTGGACCACACTGCGGTCTGGGTGACCGGCCGCACCCAGCGTGGTTCGCTCTACTTCTACCTCGCGGTGATCCTGTCCACCACCATCGTGGTCAACATCGTCGCCGTCGTGATGAGCGGCCGCCCGCTGCCGGAAATGTATTTGATCGATCCCGGATCGCCGGCGCAGACCGTGGCCGCGGCCGCGATCATCATTGGCGCGATCGCTGCGGCCCGGGCCAACAAACGTTTCCTCGCGGTACTCATGGTTTCGGTCACCGGTTACGGCATCGCCTTGATCTTCGCGTTCCAGGGTGCACCCGATCTGGCGCTGACCCAGATGTTCGTGGAGTCGATCATCCTGGTGGCCTTCGTGCTGGCGATGCGCTCGCTGCCCCAGGAATTGCGCGACCGGACCACGGGTTCGCACCGCTTGATGCGGATGCTGATCGGCATCGCCTTCGGCGCCACGATGGTCGTGGTGGCCTTGATCGCGCTCGGTTCCCGGGTCGATTCGCCGGTTTCCCTGGACTTCCCGGCGCTGGCCTATGACATCGGCGGCGGTTTGAACACGGTCAATGTGACCTTGGTGGACATCCGGGCCTGGGACACCTTCGGCGAGGTCTCGGTGCTCGCAATCGCAGCGACCGGCGTCGCCAGCTTGATCTTCGTGCGCAACCGGGGCCAAGCCCTGCCCCGCGCGGTAACTATCGAAACCGGAAGCGTGGGCCGCCGCCACCAGAACTCCATGGACGGCGCGCGCGGAGCCGCAGTGCTGCGGTTAGCCAGGCAGTTCGCCACCGCCAGCCGGGACGCCTGGTTGGTGGCCGGCCGCACGCTGGCCCCGGAACGCCGTTCGATCATCTTCGAAGTGATCACCCGGCTGATCTTCCACTCGATGGTGATCTTCTCGGTCTACCTGCTGCTGGCCGGGCACAATTTCCCGGGCGGCGGCTTCGCCGGCGGGCTGATGGCCGGTTTGGCCTTGACTCTGCGCTATTTGGCCGGCGGCCGCGCGGAGCTCGCCGAGGCCACTCCGATCAGTGCCGGGACGCTGCTCGGGGTGGGCCTGGGCACTGCGTCGTTGTCCGGTTTGGCCCCGCTGTTCTTCGGCGGCCAGGTGTTCCAGACCGCGATCATCGAGTTCTTCCTGCCGGTGTTCGGCGACGTCAAGTTCGTCACCTCGACGGTCTTCGACATCGGCGTCTACCTCATCGTGGTCGGTCTGGTGCTGGACGTGCTGCGTAGCCTGGGCGCCGAAATCGACGAGCGTGAAGAAGAGCGCCGGGAGGATTTGGTGGTGGCCGAATGA
- a CDS encoding Na(+)/H(+) antiporter subunit C has translation MSVNLTLLIVMGVLYAVGIYLLLERSLTRVLMGLMLLANGTNILLLTTGGYAGLAPLLGKAVPPGEYNDPLPQALILTSIVISFAVTAFMLGIIYRTWVLARQDEVQDDAEDRRVATQPMFDAEEDVEIPLETTEFDDPAAGKSAKKGGKP, from the coding sequence ATGAGCGTCAACCTGACCTTGCTGATCGTGATGGGCGTGCTCTACGCGGTCGGCATCTACCTGTTGCTCGAACGCAGTCTGACCCGGGTGCTGATGGGCTTGATGCTTTTGGCCAACGGGACCAACATCCTGTTGCTGACCACCGGCGGCTATGCCGGCTTGGCTCCCTTGCTCGGCAAAGCAGTGCCGCCGGGGGAATACAACGACCCCTTGCCGCAGGCTCTGATCCTGACCTCGATCGTGATTTCGTTCGCGGTGACCGCGTTCATGCTGGGCATCATCTACCGGACCTGGGTGCTGGCCCGCCAGGATGAAGTCCAGGACGACGCCGAAGACCGCAGAGTGGCGACCCAGCCGATGTTCGACGCCGAAGAAGATGTGGAAATCCCCTTGGAAACCACCGAGTTCGACGACCCAGCCGCCGGCAAAAGCGCCAAAAAGGGAGGCAAGCCGTGA
- a CDS encoding Na+/H+ antiporter subunit D codes for MNLTLASLTPLAIILPFLGAAVAFLLIRHPKAQQAVSISVLSVTLLLEVGLLAQVWNGGTVAVNLGGWLPPWGVVLVVDQFSSLMLVVSSVVGLAVLIYATGQGAADGDAEGPVSIFHPTYLILMAGVSNAFLSGDLFNLYVGFEILLTASYVLMTLGGTGPRIRAGVTYVVVSVVSSMLFLIAIAMIYGATGTINMADLAVKLANLDQGTQTLLHLMLLIAFGIKAAVFPLSFWLPDSYPTAPAPVTAVFAGLLTKVGVYAIVRTETLLFPGDSLNDFLMVVALLTMVVGILGAIAQSDIKRMLSFTLVSHIGYMVFGLAMSSVLGLGAAVYYVVHHITIQTSLFLTTGLIERRGGSTSMHRLGGLAKLSPILGILFFIPAMNLAGIPPFSGFLGKLGLLQAGAALDTPLAWVLVAGSVAVSLLTLLAIARVWNRVFWRSPQDTEEAPEPALLEGLPEADPSAGAGTAAVKVKARPLPRMMVGPTAGLVGVGLLLTVFAGPLVQLADNAAREMLDRRPYVQAVLGDAGVKALEASRPELVKKPEPSQGTVKP; via the coding sequence GTGAATCTCACCCTGGCTTCGCTCACCCCGCTGGCGATCATCCTGCCGTTCCTCGGCGCCGCGGTCGCGTTTTTGCTGATCCGGCATCCCAAGGCGCAGCAGGCGGTGAGCATTTCGGTGCTCAGCGTGACCCTGCTCCTGGAAGTCGGATTGCTCGCCCAAGTCTGGAACGGCGGCACGGTCGCGGTGAACCTGGGCGGCTGGTTGCCGCCCTGGGGCGTGGTGCTGGTGGTCGACCAGTTCTCCTCGCTGATGCTCGTGGTGTCCTCCGTGGTGGGGCTCGCGGTGCTCATTTATGCGACCGGGCAGGGTGCTGCGGACGGCGATGCCGAAGGCCCGGTGTCGATTTTCCACCCGACCTATTTGATCCTGATGGCCGGGGTATCCAACGCTTTCCTTTCCGGCGACCTGTTCAACCTGTATGTGGGATTCGAGATCCTGCTGACCGCCAGTTATGTGCTCATGACTTTGGGCGGCACCGGTCCGCGGATCCGGGCCGGGGTGACCTATGTGGTGGTCAGCGTGGTCTCTTCGATGCTGTTCCTGATCGCGATCGCGATGATCTACGGTGCCACCGGCACGATCAACATGGCAGATCTGGCGGTGAAGCTGGCCAATTTGGACCAAGGCACGCAGACCCTGCTGCACTTGATGCTGTTGATCGCCTTCGGGATCAAGGCGGCGGTCTTCCCGCTCAGTTTCTGGTTGCCGGACTCCTATCCGACCGCCCCGGCACCGGTCACCGCGGTGTTCGCCGGGTTGTTGACCAAAGTCGGCGTCTACGCGATCGTGCGGACCGAAACGCTGCTCTTCCCGGGGGACAGTCTCAATGACTTCTTAATGGTGGTGGCACTGCTGACCATGGTGGTGGGCATTCTGGGTGCAATAGCGCAGTCGGATATCAAACGTATGCTCTCTTTCACCCTGGTTAGCCATATCGGTTACATGGTCTTCGGCTTGGCCATGTCCTCGGTGCTCGGACTGGGAGCGGCAGTCTATTACGTGGTGCACCACATCACGATCCAGACCAGTTTGTTCCTGACCACCGGACTGATCGAACGCCGTGGCGGTTCGACGTCGATGCACCGCCTGGGCGGCTTGGCGAAGCTTTCGCCGATCCTCGGCATCCTGTTCTTCATCCCGGCGATGAATTTGGCCGGAATTCCGCCGTTCTCCGGTTTCCTGGGCAAGCTCGGCCTGCTGCAGGCCGGCGCGGCTTTGGACACCCCGCTGGCCTGGGTGCTGGTCGCCGGCAGCGTCGCGGTTTCGCTGCTGACCTTGTTGGCGATCGCCAGGGTCTGGAACCGGGTGTTCTGGCGCAGCCCGCAGGACACCGAAGAAGCGCCGGAGCCGGCATTGCTCGAAGGCTTGCCGGAGGCCGACCCGTCGGCCGGTGCCGGTACCGCCGCGGTGAAGGTCAAGGCCCGGCCGTTGCCGCGGATGATGGTCGGCCCGACCGCCGGACTGGTCGGCGTGGGTTTACTGCTCACCGTCTTCGCCGGACCGTTGGTGCAGCTCGCCGACAACGCGGCCCGGGAAATGCTGGACCGCCGGCCCTATGTGCAAGCAGTGCTCGGCGATGCCGGGGTCAAAGCCTTGGAAGCGAGCCGGCCTGAACTGGTGAAGAAACCGGAACCGAGCCAAGGGACGGTGAAGCCATGA
- a CDS encoding Na+/H+ antiporter subunit E — MTKQRISLKQELPLLIWLVLVWGALWRDFSPGNLVFGAIIALLVTRVFYLPPVELSGRFNVFYFLEYAGVFLWHVAVASVQVSYLLLAQGPRIKNAVVAVPLRSHSDLMVTATGHVISLIPGSLVIEVDRSTSTLYLHTMDVKNDDDVRKIRADVRDVEAWLIRVMGSKAELAALRAEQPAADEVKS, encoded by the coding sequence ATGACCAAACAACGGATTTCGCTCAAACAGGAGTTGCCGCTGCTGATTTGGCTGGTCCTGGTCTGGGGTGCCCTGTGGCGTGATTTCAGTCCGGGCAATCTGGTCTTCGGCGCGATCATCGCCTTGCTGGTCACCCGGGTGTTCTACCTGCCTCCGGTGGAGCTCAGCGGCCGGTTCAATGTCTTCTACTTCCTGGAATACGCCGGGGTGTTCCTCTGGCACGTCGCAGTGGCCAGTGTGCAGGTCAGCTATCTGCTGCTGGCGCAGGGGCCGCGGATCAAAAACGCCGTGGTGGCAGTGCCGCTGCGCAGCCACTCGGATCTGATGGTGACCGCGACCGGGCACGTGATCTCGCTCATCCCGGGCTCCTTGGTGATCGAAGTGGACCGCTCCACTTCGACGCTGTATCTGCACACCATGGACGTGAAGAACGACGACGACGTGCGCAAGATCCGCGCCGACGTCCGCGACGTGGAAGCCTGGCTGATCCGGGTGATGGGCAGCAAAGCCGAACTCGCCGCTTTGCGAGCGGAACAGCCCGCGGCGGACGAGGTGAAGTCATGA
- a CDS encoding monovalent cation/H+ antiporter complex subunit F: MTVFGAPLMTMTLIVVGVILSAAALGAIYRIAVGPSLLDRVLAADVLLAIFSAALATDMAVNRHLNNLPLLVGLTIIGFIGSVTVARYVAERRPQ; encoded by the coding sequence ATGACTGTTTTCGGCGCCCCGTTGATGACCATGACCCTGATCGTGGTGGGGGTGATCCTCAGTGCTGCGGCGCTCGGTGCGATTTACCGCATCGCGGTTGGCCCGTCCTTGTTGGACCGGGTGCTGGCCGCCGATGTGCTGCTCGCGATCTTCTCCGCAGCCCTGGCCACCGATATGGCGGTCAACCGGCATTTGAACAACCTGCCGCTGCTGGTGGGGCTCACGATCATCGGCTTCATCGGCTCGGTCACGGTAGCCCGCTACGTCGCGGAACGGAGGCCGCAATGA
- the mnhG gene encoding monovalent cation/H(+) antiporter subunit G, whose translation MNLDSVIDLLTAICLILGSALSLAAAVGLLRFPDLMSRMHAATKPQVLGLFLLLLAMALQLRSWAVLPILLIAWIFQLLTVPVSAHMIGRAGYRTKHLRKDTLSQDDLNDVVEAAANREEPR comes from the coding sequence ATGAACCTCGATTCCGTCATCGACCTGCTGACCGCGATCTGTCTGATCCTCGGTTCCGCACTGTCGCTCGCCGCAGCGGTGGGCTTGCTGCGCTTCCCGGATTTGATGAGCCGGATGCACGCGGCGACCAAACCGCAGGTGCTCGGCCTGTTTTTGCTGCTCCTGGCCATGGCCCTGCAACTGCGCAGTTGGGCGGTGCTGCCGATCCTGCTGATTGCCTGGATCTTCCAGTTGCTGACCGTCCCGGTGTCCGCCCATATGATCGGCCGGGCCGGCTACCGGACCAAGCACTTGCGCAAAGACACGCTCAGTCAGGACGACTTGAACGACGTCGTGGAGGCCGCCGCGAACCGGGAAGAGCCCCGCTGA